In the genome of Candidatus Hydrogenedentota bacterium, the window ACCGTATGGCTGTCCGGGAATCCCTTGAATCTCGCCTCCCTGAACGCCATCGAGACGCTTCGCTCGCGCGGCGTCTATGTGGACTACAACGATCCGGTCATTTGGGCGGTCAACCCGGATCGCGGGCCGGTCGGCGGCGGCTTCATGGTCACGATCACGGGCGAGCGTTTCGACGAGTTCGGCACGACGCAGGTGAAGGTGATGCGGTCCTCGACGGAGGAACTCGAATACGCCACGGACGTCGTGGTCCAGTCGGGCGGCTATACCGGCGCGACAACGATTACCTGCACGTTCCCGGCCTTCACACCCGGCGTCTGCGATGTGGTCGTCGTCAATCCGAGCGGAGCGCACGCCTACCTGTACGATGGTTTTACGTATGAATATGAAGCCGAACCGCCCGTGATTCTCCAGCACCCCGTATCGCAGACGGTCAATCCGGGCGACACGGCCGCCTTTACCGTCGAAGCCGCCGGGACGGAGCCGTTCACGTACCAGTGGTGGTTCGACAACACCGCGAAGGATCCCGTCATGGTGGGATCGGATTCGCCCACGTTTTCGATCGAGGGCGTCGCCGAAGCCGACGAGGGCCGGTATTGGTGCGAGGTTTCCAACGCTTCGGGGTCTGTCAGTTCGAATGCGGCCGTGCTTTCCGTGAACAATCCGGTCGCATTCACGGCGCACCCGCAATCCCTGACGGTGAATCCCGGCGCCAACGCGACGTTTTCGGCGACCGTGACGGGCACGCCGCCGATCAGTTTCCAATGGCGAAAGAATGGCAGTCCTATCGTCAATGCCACCAATGCCACCTATTCGATAACCAATGCGCAGCAATCCGACGAGGGCAGTTTCACGTGCGTCGCGACCAATATCGTCGGCAGCGCCACGTCCAACGCGGCGGCGCTGACCGTCACCGATCCGCCGGTGTTCACGACGCAGCCGCAACCGGCCACGGTCAATCCCGGCGCCAGCGTGACCTTTACCGTGGCGGCCACCGGCACCGCGCCGCTGAGTTACCGCTGGCAGAAAGGCACGGTGGACATCGCCGGTGCGACGCTCGCGTCCTACACCATTTCCTCCGCGCAACAATCCGACGAGGGCGCCTATCGCTGCGTGGTGAGCAACGTAGCCAATCCGGGCGGCGCCATCTCGAACGCCGCCACGCTGGTCGTGAACGATCCGCCGGCCATCACCACGCACCCGCAGTCGCTGACCGTGGCAACCGGTGAGTCGGCCTCCTTTACGGTCGCCGCGACGGGCACGGCCCCGTTGTCGTACCAGTGGGCCAAGGGCGGCGTCTCCGTCGGCGGCGCCACCGCCGCCACCCTGTCCATCGCCTCGGTGCAGCCGTCCGACGCCGGTTCATACACCTGTACGGTCGGCAACATGGCCGGCAGCGTCGAATCGAACACCGCGACGCTTACGGTGAACGCGCTGCCGGTGATTACGCAGCAGCCGGCATCCGCCACGGTGAATCTGGGCCAGCCGGTGTCGTTTTCCGTCGTGGCGGAAGGGGCGGGGCCGCTGAGTTACCAATGGACCCGGAACGGCACGCCGATCGCCTCGGGTACATCGGCCACGCTGAACATCGCGGCGGCGCAGTCCTCCGATGCGGGTTCGTATGTCTGCACCGTGTCCAATCCTTACGGCGGCGTGCCGTCCGATCCGGCCACCTTGCAGGTAAACGCCCGTCAATTGACGATGGCGCGGGTCGGCACCGGCACGATGATCCCGGCGCAGGGCGTTCACTCTTACGCACCCGATGAAGTGGTCACGATCAGGGCGTTGCCGGTGGCGGGATGGGCCTTCGATCGCTGGGAAGGGGCCGTGGCCAATCCCACCGCGAATCCGACCACGGTGGTTATGGACGCCGACAAGACGGTGACGGCTGTGTTTGTCCGCACCCAGTATACCCTCACGGTCGCCGTGACAGGCAACGGCAAAACGACGCCGGCCGCGGGCCAGTATACCCACAGCGTGAATGCCACCATTGACCTGGCGGCGACGGCGTTTTCCGGCTGGATGTTCGACCGGTGGGAAGGCCCCGTGCTGAATACGGCGGCCCCGTCCACGCAAGTGGTCATGGATGCCGACAAGTCCGTCCGGGCTGTGTTTGTTCCCAGTGCGCTGCTCACACTTTCCAAAATCGGCAGCGGATCGGTGCAGCCGTTCGAGGGAACGCAGGCCGTCAAACAAGGAACGACCGTTTCCATTCAGGCGAATCCAGCCAACGGCTGGCAGTTCAAGCGATGGGACGGCTTGGTGGTCAACACGCTGTCCGCAATGACCACGATCCAGGTGATGTACGATTCGCAGGCCACGGCGGTATTCGTGCCATCCGCGCAGACCTTGCAGGTAACCGGCGTGGCCACCGACGCCCGGAATGGTTCGCCGATCGGAGGCGCCACCGTGACCTTGTTCAACTTCGAAACCGGCGCCTCGTTGGACCAGACGCAGACGGACGAATCGGGGCAGTTTGCCGTGTCCACGCCCAGCGCGGATCTTTTCCTGTCGCTGCACGTGTCCAAGGCCAATTACGACAACTACGATCTACCGCGATTCCAGGCGCCCGCCGGGCTGAATGTCGCCCTGATTCCCTCCGCGCCGGATGCCCCGCAGGGTCTGACGGCCATCCCCGGCGCCACCCAAATCCTCCTGCGCTGGGAACCCAACACGGAGCCGGATCTGAAGGGCTATCGCGTATACCGGTCGGACTCGCCCACGGGGACGCCCGCGCCGATCACGCCGATCGCGATACCGTATTTGCGTCACGTGGACACCACCGCCGCACCGGGGCATTCGTATTTTTACATGGTCACCGCCGTGGACACGCAGGACAACGAAAGCGATTATTCCGAACAGGTCGAGGGACGTCCGGGACAAATCACCATTTGGATGCCGGACATTGACGGCGACTCGGGCGAGTGCATCCGCATTCCGCTCAACGTGGCGAACACGGCGGGCATCGATCCGCACGAACTGCGGATCGAACTGGCCTACAACGCCAACGTGCTCGATCCCGCCACGATTCAAGTCGAGCGGACCGCCATCACGGCGGACGCAGTGGTGGCGCAAGACACGTCTACGCCGGGCAAACTCGTCATCACGACCAGCCAGGGTTCGGTGCTCAAGGGCGAAGGCCACATCTTCGACGTCCGCGCCTGTATCAAGCCGGGGCTGGCCCTCAACACCTGCGGCAACCTGTCGTTCACGGATGTGTTTTTCCGGGACGAAAACGGCAACGACGTGCTCGCGGATTATTTCGACACCGCGCGCGTGTGCGTGACGGGCGCGTGCAAGATGGGCGACATGGACGGCAACGGGATCGTGCAAATGTTCGATGCCACGGTCGTCCTGCGCATCGTGGTCAAAAAGGTCATCCCGGACGGCTGCCAGCTCACTGCGGGCGACATGAACGGCGACACGCTGGTGGATAGCGCCGACGCGGTCATGATCATGCGCATTGCGGAGGATCGCCCGCTGAATCCGGAAGAAGACGGCCAGACGGTCCGGGGACGCCAGATCCATTGCTACATTCCGAATATGGAGACGGGACCGGGCGGCTCGGTGGATATTCCCATCTACATAGACAATCCGGAAGGCCTGAGCGGCTGCGAATTGTTCGTGACCTTCCCCGCGCAAAGCTCGATGCTGGTGCTGAATTCGATTAGCCGCGGGACGGCCACGCAAAACTATTCGATGGCCTACGACATCGGAAACGGGCTGGCGCGGATTGTTTTCAGCAACAGCGAGGCCGCCAAGGCCGCCAAATCCACCGAATCGCTCGCCATCCTGCATTTCAACGTGCCCGACACCGCGCCCAAGAAAATCGAACTGCCCATTTCACTGAACGAGGCGAAACTCAAGGGCGAATTCGGCGACGACCTTTCATGGTACAACAGCGTCGAGAAATCGGCCGGCACGCTCTCGGTCAACAGCCTGCTGTGCGGCGCGGCGGTGGTGTCCGTGGTCAACAAGGCAACCGGCGCGCCCATCCGCACCGGATCGGTCCAGTTGTCGCCCGGGCCGCCCTTCGCGCTGACCCAGAACACCGACGGCATCTACGTCTTCAGTTGCATGAACACGGGCACGGCGCAGGTCAAGGCGACCGCGCCGGGATTCAAGGAAGCCACCGGGCAAGTGACGATCATGGGCGGTTCGGTCGCGACCGTCGAATTGCAGCTTGAGGCGGCGGGCCCAATCAATGGCGGCTGTTGCGGCGGATTTCTTCAGGATGTGACGCGGATCGCGCCGCCGCACGAAGGCGATCCCCTCATGCCGGCGGCGGTCATCCTGGCCCTCGCCGCCTCGGCAGTGTTCCGGAGAAAACGAATACGAACATAACGCTGCGTCAACACCGGCCGTAGCAGCAAGACCCAAGGAACCGTTTTCGACCGCCGGTTCCGGGTTTTATCGCCCCGTGGAAATATCCCGCGGCAGCCTTTCGACCGCTTTCATGAGTTCGTGGGGCATTGCGATGTTTGCGCGCCGTAACCGCCGCATTTCTTGCCGGGCGGCGGCGGGGTCGGGTTTTTCAAACGCAAGAGTGAACAGGGTTCGGTAGGTGTCCGCAAGTCCGCCATCGAGGTCGAACGCCTGCTTCGCCGCGGTAATGGCTTCGGCCTGCCGTCCCGCGCCGAGCAGCGCCATGGCCAGCGTCCACGGCGGACTTCCGATCCGGGGATTCAGTTCGACGGCTTTGCGGGCGGCCTCGACGGCTTCGGTATGCTCACCCATGCGGCACAGGGCCTGCGCCAGCACATCGTAGAGGAACGAGTCCGTCGGAAGAAGCGCGATGCCCTGCCGGGCGGCTTCGACAGCCCCCGCCGCATCGGCGCGTTCGAGCAGAACCAGCGCCAAGTTCCCGTAGGTCCACGGCGAGGCGCCGGGCGCCAATTCGATAGCCTTCCGCAAAGCCGCCAGTGCGCCTTCCATGTCGTTTTCATGGCGCAAGGCCATGCCCAGGATCGCCTGCGCGCCCGCGTCGTTTGGAAAACGCTCCAGATAAGCCCGCGTGAAGGCGATTCCGCCTGTAAAATCCTTTTTTTCCCAAAGCAGGGCGTTGGCGACGATGCCGAAGAGAATCGGGGCCGTCTCCGGCGACGTTTCCTTTTCGACAAGCGCCCGCGCGTCCTTCCACTTGCCCTGCTTGCACAGCGCCTGGGCCAGCCGCGAGGCAAGCGCCGCATCGCCTTGGGCGTGCCGCAAACCCCTCGCGGCGGCCTTGGCGGCGGCCGCGTAATCGTTCCGTTCCCACGCGATATCCGCCAGGTAACGATGGATGGCGGGATCGATTTCCGGGTCGCATGCGGCCGCCTTCCAGAACGCGTCGAAAGCCTCGTCGCGCAAACCGGTTTCCATAAGCGCGGTCCCCAGCGCGGCATGGGCGCCCGCCTGTTTCGGCGCGACGGCAATCGTGCGCCGGGCCAGTTCGATAACCTGTCGCGGGTCCCGTTTCTTTGTCATCAGGGCCCGCGCCAGTTGTTCGAATGCGAAGGGATCGCTCCGCCGCGCATTCAACAGCAATTCGTAGGCGGCGGTGGCTGTGTCCCAATCCTCCAACTCCAACGCCAGCAGGACGGCTTGCGATGCGAAGACGGATTCCGACGGCATGTTCCGCGCCGCCGCCATCGCCACGTCGAGCGATCCCCGTGTGTCTTTGCGACGGCGGAGGAGTTCCAGCAAGGCGCGACAGGCCGCGGGCTGGTTCGCCGGATCGCGTTCGATCGCCTTGCGAAAGGCAGCTTCCGCCCCGGCGTCGTCGCCTTCGGCGGCAAGCGCAAATCCGAGGTCGGCGTGCGGGCGCGGATCGTTTGGATGCGTTTCCGCATACGCGCGGGCCGCGGACACGAGACGCGGGTAGCCTTGTTTCGCCTTCTGGACGCTCATCGCAAGCGCGACGTAGGCCTCCTCGTCCCACGACAGGGTCGCGAAGGCCTTGTCGAACGCCTCCCAGCCGGCTTCATGCGAACCCGCGCGCAACAAGGCCAAGCCTTCCGCGCGCGCGTCGCGCGCCGCCTTCAATCGCGCCTGTTCGGCATCGAATTCTTCGGTAGCCGCGCGGATTGCCGAGGCGATTGCATCGGCCGTGGCGGGTTTTTCCGGCGGAAAGAGGCGATAAACGATCAGATAGGGCAGTTGAAACGCCCAATACCCCTTTGTTTCATGGGGAATGGTCCGCGCCGCCAGATACCGTTCGAACCGCGCCGCCAGTTCATCCGTTCCGGCCAGCCCCACGCACGCGATCCATGCGGACGGTTCCCGCGAAAGCGTCTTTTCGGTCCAGTCGCACAAATGTTCGAGATGGGCCGCATAAGACACGGAACGGCGTTCGGGACGCCAATTGTAAATGCATTCAAAATGGTATCCGGGGGGATACACGATGATGGGCTGAGCCGGGGCGCCGGATTCGAGAATCCATTTTCGGGCCGCCAGCCAATCGGTCCGTTGCGGCGAAGCCAGCGCCAGCGTCAGGCGATGCCCGTACAGGACGACAAGCAGCGCGATGGCCGCCACGCGCCATGTCCGGCGCGGGAGACCAGCCAGGAACGCGCCCACGATCAGGTACAGGGCAAGCGGACAGTACGATGTGTAGCGCGCGGCAAACGCGTCCGGCCGCCATAATCGCGCGACAAAAAAGAGGCAAAGGCACGGTAAAAACAGCCAATACAGCAGAAAGGCCCCGTCGGATCGTTTGTGTCGAAGGATCTGTTTCCCCAAAAACCAAAGGAGGCTTGTCGTGAAAAAGAGAAACAGGGCATGGTCGAACCAGGGAAACGCCGCGCGCAAGGGCCGCGTCCATGCGGGCGGCGCGTTTTCCCATGGGCGGTCTTCCGGCATGTAAGCGGGCGAATTGCGCGGCATGCAGTCGCCGAAGGCATTGCCGACAATGCGCCATGCAGCGGGCGCCTCTTCCTTCCCCGCGAAGGAACGATTGACGGAAAGCACCCAAAATACGGTCGGCAGCAGCAGCAGGACATGCGCGGCCGCCCATGCCGCCGCCTTGCGTTTGCCGTTCCGCCGCGCCAACAGATACGCGCCCTGCGCCATGATGAAAAAGGCCCCGAACAGATGGGTCCAGATCAGCAGGAAGTTCGCGCCCAGATGCAACATCCACCACCGGCGGCCGCCCTTTCGAAGCGCCTGAAGGAAAGCCCCCGCCGAAACCAGCACTAACAGGTTCATGAGGGCATAGGGCCGGATTTCCTGCGCGAGAAACAGGTGGGCCGGCGAAAGCGCCATGCACAACGCGGCCGTCAGACCCGCCGCCCGGCCAAATAAAAATCGCCCCGTCGCATACAGCAAAGGTATGGACGCCACGCCGAACAGAATGCCAAGCCACCGGATGGCGGTTGCCGAATCCCCCACGGTGTGCGCCCATGCGTATTGCAGAACGAAATACAGCGGGACCATGTACCAGTCCTGGCTGCGCTCCGCGCGGAGAAAAGCAATCAGCCCCGGTTCATTCAGGCGGCTTATACTCTGGCATTCGTCATACCAGACCGATTGCGCGTCGAGATTGTATGCACGCAGCCCAACGGCCAGAAGCACGATCGCCGCCAGCGCAAGACCGGAAAAGGCGGAAAAGCGGTTTCGCCCGTTTTCCGTATCGCCCGCACATGTCGTTGCGATGTCGTTTTCCGGATCCATCATGGATTGGCCTGGCGGGTTTCGCGGACATTAGTGGCGCAGAGTTCGTGCGGAATGGCAATGCGTTCGGCGCGCAGGCGCGCGCGCTCGTTCTCGGCGCGCATCGGGTCGGGATTGGCGACGACGGCGTCGAACAACGCGCGGTAACTGGCCGCAAGGCCGGGGTCGCCGTCGAAGACCCGGTGGGCCGATTCGATCGCGCCGGTGTTGTCGTGGGCAGCGGTCTGCGCGAGCGCAAGGTCCCAATAGACGGACACGGCAGCCTGTTTTTGTTCGACACATTGCCGCAGCGAGGCCACGGCCTCGCCGTATTGTCGCAGCGCGCGGTGGGCAAGGCCCTTTGTTTGCAGCAGCAAAGGATCGGCGGGCAACAATGCGAGCCCCCGCGTGGCGGCATCGAGGGCGGCCTGCGCGTCCCCTTCTTCGAGAAGAAGCGAAGCCAGGGCGCCGTAGGTCCACCGCGAATCGGCGGGGTCGAGTTCCACGGATGCGCGCAGCGCCGAAAGGGCCCCCCCGCGATCCCCCTTGGCCCGCAAGGCAATGCCCAATTCCCGGTGAGCCTTGGCATTTTTTGGATAACGTTCAACAACAAGACGCGAGGTTTTTATGATTGTGTCGGGGTCATATCGATCGCCGGAAAGAATCCCTATCAGGCTGTCATAGGCCGCCAAGCCCGCTGGCCCGGCGCGCACCGCCGCTTCAAACGCCTTGAGGGCCTCCCCCATTTTGTCCTGCATCGCCAGCGACTGAACAAGAAAACCGTTCAACGGGGCGGATTCGGGCTGTTTTTTCAATCCTGTCCGGCACAGGTTCGCCAGCCGCGCCCATGCCTTCGCGGTGGCAAGATTTTCCGCGGCGCGCAGAAAGCACCACCCGAAACGATCCGGATCCAATTCGGCGGCCCGCGCGTATGCTGCGGCGGCTTGGCGGGAATCCCCCCGCGCAGACAGGGCTTCGCCAAAACGCGCCAAGGCGCCCGGATGATCGGGATGTTTTTTCATGAAGATCCGCGTGGCGTCAAACAGCATGTCCCGGTGGGCGGGATTTGCCTGCAGGGTAACGGCAAGCGTGTCGTAGGCGGCCTCGGCCACTTTCGGTTTTGTAACCACGGAACGAAAGGCGGAGATCGCCCCCTTCACATCGCCCATGCGCGCCAGGTTTTCGATCAGTAGCGGAGCAAGAGCCGGGTCGTCAGGATAACGACGCAGGCCTTGCCGTGCCGTTTCGGCCGCGCGCTGGAAGTCGCCTTCAAGGGCAAACAGACGGGCCAGCGAGGCATAACAGGCCCCCGATTTTTGCGGATCGATCGCTATCGCGCGCTGGAACGATTCGATGGCGCGCACTCGATCGCCCTTGAGAACATGGGCCTGCCCGGCGTTTGCATGAGCAGGCGCGTGATCCGGCGCATAGGCCAGTTCGATTCGCGCCAGATCCAAAGCAGCGTTCGGGTCCTTGTCGTTCCAGATGTGCCATCCCACAGCGCGATCGTAGGCATCGAGCAGCAGAACGCCAAGATCGATCGCCTTGCGGTCTTTCGATGGCAGCGGTGGCAGGCCGTCTTTCGTCAAATACGCGATCGTGCGGCGTAGGACTTCGGGGATCTCGCCCGAAGTGTTCGGATCCTGTTCGAGCAGGGTCAAATACAGTCCGAATATCTCGCTGTCCCATGGGGTGCGTTCGAACGCGGCCCGCACAATCTCCAGGGCGTGGCGCCTCTGGCCGGCGGATAGAAGGGCCCGGGCGTCGGTAACGGCCTTCCGAGTGTCCTCGTAGTCCGCCGACGCGTTCCGCCGGATGCTGGCGGCTGCCTCCTCGGCCACCGGCGTGTGCCCCGAATCGGGGCCGATGCGATACACAACCAGCATGGGCAATTGCGCGGACCAGTACATCCGTTTATCGAACGCGATGCGGCGCAGGCACAAATAGCGTTCCCACGGTTCGAATACATCGTTGTGAAACACAATGGAAAGCAGCCACAGCACCTTGTGTTGCCCGAGGATTTCTTCCGTTTGCATGCAGAGATCGTCGTACGTTAGCGGTCTTCGCACCGAAAGGGACGTTTCGCGAAGATGATATTGGCAGACGGGCGCTTGGACATCCCCGATAACGAGGACAACATCGTCGTTTCCGGCAAGTTCGCGCACATGCCGCGTGGCGGATTGCCAATCCGTGCGCTGGTTTTCCGTCACCGTCAG includes:
- a CDS encoding glycosyltransferase family 39 protein; translation: MEIRCLSLNFVILLMLAGFALRAYNLPAQSVWYDEWISVSHTGDPDVATCIRTQKPANWNMVPVYYALQYFWANSVGDSIVTVRLLSVLFSVLTIPLLYLAGRTLFGRHAGLIAALCFTLSGVHIYQGQEIRNYALTMLFSAASLYTFAMLIQRPTRTGWILHCAANVLLIWTHLFGCFLLVAQGLFLLFARRLRKPTVAWFVANGLLVLPSFLWIRTIKGSTPDILPPAPWQFVNNAVADCWSGMLYYPISLDWTGLHVENLPPRWTKPFIDTYVYADNLLLVFFLLCVAYLGFRLLWRTPAAMPDATESSRREGFWLLLSCWLVPPLVLFALAWIWRPDCFSPKYTTYSSLSLYVLAGGALAQIPKALWRRAAVLVLLALFAHRTVLTVTENQRTDWQSATRHVRELAGNDDVVLVIGDVQAPVCQYHLRETSLSVRRPLTYDDLCMQTEEILGQHKVLWLLSIVFHNDVFEPWERYLCLRRIAFDKRMYWSAQLPMLVVYRIGPDSGHTPVAEEAAASIRRNASADYEDTRKAVTDARALLSAGQRRHALEIVRAAFERTPWDSEIFGLYLTLLEQDPNTSGEIPEVLRRTIAYLTKDGLPPLPSKDRKAIDLGVLLLDAYDRAVGWHIWNDKDPNAALDLARIELAYAPDHAPAHANAGQAHVLKGDRVRAIESFQRAIAIDPQKSGACYASLARLFALEGDFQRAAETARQGLRRYPDDPALAPLLIENLARMGDVKGAISAFRSVVTKPKVAEAAYDTLAVTLQANPAHRDMLFDATRIFMKKHPDHPGALARFGEALSARGDSRQAAAAYARAAELDPDRFGWCFLRAAENLATAKAWARLANLCRTGLKKQPESAPLNGFLVQSLAMQDKMGEALKAFEAAVRAGPAGLAAYDSLIGILSGDRYDPDTIIKTSRLVVERYPKNAKAHRELGIALRAKGDRGGALSALRASVELDPADSRWTYGALASLLLEEGDAQAALDAATRGLALLPADPLLLQTKGLAHRALRQYGEAVASLRQCVEQKQAAVSVYWDLALAQTAAHDNTGAIESAHRVFDGDPGLAASYRALFDAVVANPDPMRAENERARLRAERIAIPHELCATNVRETRQANP
- a CDS encoding leucine-rich repeat domain-containing protein, which translates into the protein MRDKYRFTKELAVMACGMAVLLSSVAGAQAPPPNDLCGNAEVILAGTPVFGTTVGATGTDISSCGYEDALDVWYSFTPATNMEVLIDTWESDVFDSTLAVYDGCGGTELACNDDSNCDNKSAIRISVTSGNTYLIRVAENNGSTGYFSLVAIDLSLDAGGGIVFGDPMVKAAVRHAIDKYTGPIYPADVQGVGFSYIRLCGMGVTTLKGLEECTDLTDVIVTDNQIASIAPLASLPNLFLLHISNNHVSDLSPLSDLMYLYDLDVSYNPLSSLAPLAAVYSLQSLYIDSCGLNDLSDLANLYNLQLLVARNNNIADLTPLSALTSLENLDVSSNPLGALAPLATMYNLRYLYLGSCGLTGLDDLDSLYNLNTLDAANNRITSVSPLSSLMYLVHLNLSNNRISDTSPFSAMNGLESIVLSDNPITDLSGIVMITGFGSGNYLDVRRTPLGSNALCEQIPTLTARGADVDYTGACSGEDADDDGLQDELENEIGTNPNKTDTDNDGISDYDEFVYYGTNPTRWDTDGDWASDWHEITSERNPLDPASTPVLTEVIFPDSNLEAAIRSAINKPEGPIWRDPVEHINALYASYSDIQDLTGSEFLINAETLFFNGNPITFFSPLSGLTNLKNLYLADTGIADLTPLTGLTNLEYLYLSINPFTSIEPLRGLTSLQALYVDRSSLASIYAVSDMPNLQTLDVHQSAVTDISAVSGMTALRYLDVGGNQIADVGPIAGLVNLEFLGIWWLQLTSLDVAAGLVNLQRLDAEGNQIADIAPLSAMTNLNTLYLQQNRISNLSPLSGLTTLTHLYLGENRIAGIGALSGLTALNELTLNNNRIGDVAALTGLTNLYHLDLAWNPITDIGPLVANAGIGSEDTVNLEVTPLNQTSLCSHVPALQGRGVGVSYTGTCGGQDSDDDGLLDAYESEVGTSLTKADSDNDGLNDYDELVTHGTDPRSWDTDGDWASDLHEVAGDSNPLDPLSMPSMTEVIFPDANLEAAIREATGILVGVPIYEDPLLRLTELYASYRGITDLTGLEYCVNLTQLSLNGNAIADTSPLSGLTNLQILELDGNQIASVAPLAPLTALTLLDLGSNQITDASGLSGLTALHALHLGYNLIASAANLPVLPNLATLTIPGNSFESLDGIEAFANLSILVASENLLTDIGALASLTNLQYLYLDANLLVDITPLLANEGIGDGDTVWLSGNPLNLASLNAIETLRSRGVYVDYNDPVIWAVNPDRGPVGGGFMVTITGERFDEFGTTQVKVMRSSTEELEYATDVVVQSGGYTGATTITCTFPAFTPGVCDVVVVNPSGAHAYLYDGFTYEYEAEPPVILQHPVSQTVNPGDTAAFTVEAAGTEPFTYQWWFDNTAKDPVMVGSDSPTFSIEGVAEADEGRYWCEVSNASGSVSSNAAVLSVNNPVAFTAHPQSLTVNPGANATFSATVTGTPPISFQWRKNGSPIVNATNATYSITNAQQSDEGSFTCVATNIVGSATSNAAALTVTDPPVFTTQPQPATVNPGASVTFTVAATGTAPLSYRWQKGTVDIAGATLASYTISSAQQSDEGAYRCVVSNVANPGGAISNAATLVVNDPPAITTHPQSLTVATGESASFTVAATGTAPLSYQWAKGGVSVGGATAATLSIASVQPSDAGSYTCTVGNMAGSVESNTATLTVNALPVITQQPASATVNLGQPVSFSVVAEGAGPLSYQWTRNGTPIASGTSATLNIAAAQSSDAGSYVCTVSNPYGGVPSDPATLQVNARQLTMARVGTGTMIPAQGVHSYAPDEVVTIRALPVAGWAFDRWEGAVANPTANPTTVVMDADKTVTAVFVRTQYTLTVAVTGNGKTTPAAGQYTHSVNATIDLAATAFSGWMFDRWEGPVLNTAAPSTQVVMDADKSVRAVFVPSALLTLSKIGSGSVQPFEGTQAVKQGTTVSIQANPANGWQFKRWDGLVVNTLSAMTTIQVMYDSQATAVFVPSAQTLQVTGVATDARNGSPIGGATVTLFNFETGASLDQTQTDESGQFAVSTPSADLFLSLHVSKANYDNYDLPRFQAPAGLNVALIPSAPDAPQGLTAIPGATQILLRWEPNTEPDLKGYRVYRSDSPTGTPAPITPIAIPYLRHVDTTAAPGHSYFYMVTAVDTQDNESDYSEQVEGRPGQITIWMPDIDGDSGECIRIPLNVANTAGIDPHELRIELAYNANVLDPATIQVERTAITADAVVAQDTSTPGKLVITTSQGSVLKGEGHIFDVRACIKPGLALNTCGNLSFTDVFFRDENGNDVLADYFDTARVCVTGACKMGDMDGNGIVQMFDATVVLRIVVKKVIPDGCQLTAGDMNGDTLVDSADAVMIMRIAEDRPLNPEEDGQTVRGRQIHCYIPNMETGPGGSVDIPIYIDNPEGLSGCELFVTFPAQSSMLVLNSISRGTATQNYSMAYDIGNGLARIVFSNSEAAKAAKSTESLAILHFNVPDTAPKKIELPISLNEAKLKGEFGDDLSWYNSVEKSAGTLSVNSLLCGAAVVSVVNKATGAPIRTGSVQLSPGPPFALTQNTDGIYVFSCMNTGTAQVKATAPGFKEATGQVTIMGGSVATVELQLEAAGPINGGCCGGFLQDVTRIAPPHEGDPLMPAAVILALAASAVFRRKRIRT
- a CDS encoding glycosyltransferase family 39 protein, producing the protein MMDPENDIATTCAGDTENGRNRFSAFSGLALAAIVLLAVGLRAYNLDAQSVWYDECQSISRLNEPGLIAFLRAERSQDWYMVPLYFVLQYAWAHTVGDSATAIRWLGILFGVASIPLLYATGRFLFGRAAGLTAALCMALSPAHLFLAQEIRPYALMNLLVLVSAGAFLQALRKGGRRWWMLHLGANFLLIWTHLFGAFFIMAQGAYLLARRNGKRKAAAWAAAHVLLLLPTVFWVLSVNRSFAGKEEAPAAWRIVGNAFGDCMPRNSPAYMPEDRPWENAPPAWTRPLRAAFPWFDHALFLFFTTSLLWFLGKQILRHKRSDGAFLLYWLFLPCLCLFFVARLWRPDAFAARYTSYCPLALYLIVGAFLAGLPRRTWRVAAIALLVVLYGHRLTLALASPQRTDWLAARKWILESGAPAQPIIVYPPGYHFECIYNWRPERRSVSYAAHLEHLCDWTEKTLSREPSAWIACVGLAGTDELAARFERYLAARTIPHETKGYWAFQLPYLIVYRLFPPEKPATADAIASAIRAATEEFDAEQARLKAARDARAEGLALLRAGSHEAGWEAFDKAFATLSWDEEAYVALAMSVQKAKQGYPRLVSAARAYAETHPNDPRPHADLGFALAAEGDDAGAEAAFRKAIERDPANQPAACRALLELLRRRKDTRGSLDVAMAAARNMPSESVFASQAVLLALELEDWDTATAAYELLLNARRSDPFAFEQLARALMTKKRDPRQVIELARRTIAVAPKQAGAHAALGTALMETGLRDEAFDAFWKAAACDPEIDPAIHRYLADIAWERNDYAAAAKAAARGLRHAQGDAALASRLAQALCKQGKWKDARALVEKETSPETAPILFGIVANALLWEKKDFTGGIAFTRAYLERFPNDAGAQAILGMALRHENDMEGALAALRKAIELAPGASPWTYGNLALVLLERADAAGAVEAARQGIALLPTDSFLYDVLAQALCRMGEHTEAVEAARKAVELNPRIGSPPWTLAMALLGAGRQAEAITAAKQAFDLDGGLADTYRTLFTLAFEKPDPAAARQEMRRLRRANIAMPHELMKAVERLPRDISTGR